A stretch of the Fusobacterium sp. genome encodes the following:
- a CDS encoding adenosylcobalamin-dependent ribonucleoside-diphosphate reductase, protein MDITSWLGKDNKLGMDIWEKKYKYDGETFNEWLERVSGGEQELKEMIANKEFIFAGRILSNRGLYKLGRKITYSNCYVIAPPEDNLESIFDTAKKLARTYSYGGGCGVDISKLRPKGSEVNNSAKYTTGSISFMELYNLTTDIIGQKGRRGALMISIDINHPDVSEFISIKSDLNKIQKANISVRVDANFMKAVIEGLQFVTEFLVKDTGEVITKEIDARKLFKELARQNWKFAEPGILFWDRISKWNLLSEDEEFEYAGTNPCAEEPLPAGGSCLLGSLILPTFVEGKEFNFDRLAYAVQKSVKALNDVLDEGLPLHPLEEQRESVRDWRQIGLGILGVGDLLIKLGLKYGAPESLEFCDNIAKVIVDNALKASALLAKDFGAYPKYKADKVLKSEFLLENASVETLELIEKYGLRNSQLLTIAPTGSIGTMLETSTGIEPNFAFSYVRKTESLHGEDVFYKVFIPIAKKYMEENNLMDEEELPEHFVTAQNLNPYDRIKMQGIWQKRIDASISSTINLVNKVSVEEVEKLYLEAWKNGLKGMTIYRAGCDREGILTVAPKEKKAEELVLPTIPRGELKPIAPDTIYYPTTMRIGCGKLKVMIGYSPSERAIQDLYVIRSGVGGCEKNIQAVAIYMSGILRLGGNLFMLEKAIAGVSGCTSFAVARSKNQEISKGNTCPSAILNILKNFEKDMGLDAHEKAIQKIDEEERKEIEEISEREADYVSRCPECGEIIDVTGGCYTCRSCGFSKCE, encoded by the coding sequence ATGGATATTACAAGTTGGCTAGGAAAAGATAATAAGTTGGGAATGGATATTTGGGAAAAAAAGTATAAATATGATGGAGAAACATTTAATGAATGGTTAGAAAGAGTTTCTGGAGGAGAACAGGAATTAAAAGAAATGATAGCTAATAAAGAATTCATCTTTGCAGGAAGAATTCTTTCAAATAGGGGGTTATATAAATTAGGAAGAAAAATAACCTATTCAAATTGTTATGTTATAGCACCTCCAGAAGATAATTTAGAATCTATATTTGATACAGCTAAAAAATTGGCAAGAACTTATTCTTATGGTGGAGGTTGTGGAGTAGATATTTCCAAGTTAAGACCAAAAGGATCAGAAGTAAATAATTCAGCAAAATATACTACAGGGTCAATATCTTTTATGGAGCTTTATAATCTGACTACAGATATAATAGGGCAGAAAGGAAGAAGAGGAGCATTAATGATATCTATTGATATAAATCATCCAGATGTTTCTGAATTTATTTCCATTAAATCTGACCTTAATAAAATACAGAAAGCAAATATATCTGTAAGAGTAGATGCTAATTTTATGAAAGCAGTAATTGAAGGATTACAATTTGTAACTGAATTCTTAGTAAAAGATACAGGTGAAGTAATTACAAAAGAAATAGATGCAAGAAAACTTTTCAAGGAACTTGCAAGACAAAACTGGAAATTTGCTGAACCAGGGATACTTTTCTGGGATAGAATATCAAAATGGAATCTGTTAAGTGAAGATGAAGAATTTGAATATGCTGGAACAAATCCATGTGCAGAAGAACCATTACCAGCAGGAGGAAGTTGTCTTTTAGGCTCTCTTATTCTTCCAACATTCGTAGAAGGAAAGGAATTCAACTTTGACAGATTAGCATATGCTGTACAAAAATCTGTGAAAGCTCTTAATGATGTACTTGATGAAGGACTTCCATTGCATCCTCTGGAAGAACAAAGAGAATCAGTTAGAGATTGGAGGCAGATTGGGTTAGGGATACTAGGTGTGGGAGATCTTTTAATAAAACTTGGATTGAAGTATGGAGCACCTGAGTCTTTAGAATTCTGTGATAATATAGCAAAAGTTATAGTGGATAATGCACTGAAAGCAAGTGCACTTTTGGCTAAAGATTTTGGAGCATACCCTAAATATAAAGCTGATAAAGTATTGAAATCAGAATTTTTATTAGAAAATGCAAGTGTTGAAACACTTGAGCTAATAGAAAAATATGGACTTAGAAATTCACAGCTTTTGACTATAGCTCCTACAGGTTCTATAGGAACAATGCTGGAAACAAGTACAGGAATAGAACCTAATTTTGCATTTTCTTATGTAAGAAAAACAGAAAGTCTTCATGGAGAAGATGTATTTTATAAAGTATTTATTCCAATTGCTAAAAAATATATGGAAGAAAATAATCTTATGGATGAAGAAGAATTGCCAGAGCACTTTGTAACAGCTCAAAATCTGAATCCATATGATAGAATAAAAATGCAGGGAATATGGCAAAAGAGGATAGATGCAAGTATCTCTTCAACAATTAATCTTGTAAATAAAGTTTCTGTTGAAGAAGTGGAAAAGTTATATTTAGAAGCTTGGAAAAATGGTCTTAAAGGAATGACAATATATAGAGCTGGTTGTGACAGAGAAGGAATACTTACTGTAGCACCAAAGGAAAAGAAAGCAGAGGAACTGGTATTACCAACTATCCCTAGAGGAGAATTGAAGCCAATAGCTCCAGATACAATTTATTATCCAACTACCATGAGAATAGGTTGTGGAAAATTAAAAGTGATGATAGGTTATTCACCAAGTGAGAGAGCTATTCAAGACTTATATGTAATAAGAAGTGGAGTAGGTGGATGTGAGAAGAACATTCAAGCAGTAGCAATATATATGTCAGGAATACTTAGATTAGGGGGAAATTTATTTATGCTTGAAAAAGCAATAGCAGGAGTAAGTGGATGTACATCATTTGCTGTAGCTAGAAGCAAGAATCAGGAAATAAGCAAAGGAAACACATGCCCATCAGCTATACTTAATATTCTTAAGAATTTTGAAAAAGATATGGGATTAGATGCTCATGAAAAAGCTATACAAAAAATAGATGAAGAAGAAAGAAAAGAGATAGAAGAAATTAGTGAAAGAGAAGCGGATTATGTAAGTCGTTGTCCTGAATGTGGAGAAATAATAGATGTAACAGGAGGATGTTACACTTGCAGAAGCTGTGGTTTTTCTAAATGTGAATAA
- the mnmH gene encoding tRNA 2-selenouridine(34) synthase MnmH, which translates to MNTITYSELLKLDNYILVDVRTPKEFESEPIPSAVNIPVLLDEERAIVGTAYVQQSKEIAKELGINFISKRLPEIFKQVQELSSKNKKIVFFCARGGMRSGTMCSLFQALGYKCIKLEGGYKAYREFIYKTIPILNEKFKYVIIHGRTGIGKTKILAKLYEMGYPVLNLEKIADHKGSHFGAIGEKRKQSQKRFETELYEFLASNDKGYILAESESKRIGNIYIPDSVYNSLVSGYHLIAETTPEHRIEILMEDYADAPEEALRECIMKISCYTSKKNIESYLQLLENKKLPELAAELIKEYYDPLYQKSIDKYQFNHKIQYSTTDEGVEKVIEFLREKEFI; encoded by the coding sequence ATGAATACAATTACCTATAGTGAACTTTTAAAATTGGATAACTACATTCTTGTTGATGTAAGAACTCCAAAAGAATTTGAAAGTGAACCTATTCCCAGTGCTGTCAATATTCCTGTTTTATTGGATGAGGAAAGAGCTATAGTTGGAACAGCTTATGTACAGCAGTCAAAGGAAATTGCTAAAGAACTGGGGATAAATTTTATTTCTAAAAGACTTCCTGAGATTTTTAAACAGGTACAGGAGCTTTCTTCTAAAAATAAAAAAATAGTATTTTTCTGTGCAAGAGGTGGAATGAGAAGTGGAACTATGTGCTCACTTTTTCAGGCTTTGGGATATAAATGTATAAAACTTGAGGGAGGATATAAGGCCTACAGAGAGTTTATATATAAAACAATACCTATTCTCAATGAAAAGTTTAAGTATGTCATCATTCATGGGAGAACAGGCATTGGAAAGACTAAAATACTTGCCAAACTTTATGAAATGGGATATCCTGTCTTAAATCTTGAAAAAATTGCTGATCATAAGGGTTCACATTTTGGAGCTATTGGAGAGAAAAGAAAACAAAGTCAAAAAAGGTTTGAAACAGAACTTTATGAATTTCTTGCTTCAAATGACAAAGGCTATATCCTTGCTGAAAGTGAGAGTAAAAGAATAGGAAATATTTATATTCCTGATTCTGTATATAATTCTCTTGTTTCAGGATATCATTTAATAGCTGAAACTACCCCTGAACATAGAATAGAAATTCTTATGGAGGATTATGCTGATGCTCCAGAAGAAGCTTTGAGAGAATGTATTATGAAAATCAGCTGTTATACTTCTAAAAAAAATATTGAAAGCTACTTACAACTACTTGAAAATAAAAAGCTTCCAGAGTTAGCTGCTGAGTTGATAAAAGAATACTATGACCCTCTTTATCAAAAAAGTATAGATAAATACCAATTTAATCACAAAATACAATATTCAACGACTGATGAAGGAGTAGAAAAGGTTATAGAATTTTTAAGAGAAAAAGAATTTATATAA
- a CDS encoding aminopeptidase produces MEKKIENYIELTIKIGINLQKEQILVINSPVEVADFTRKVVETAYKNGAKEVIVHWNDELCNKYKYDYGVEELFESYPQWQVESVMEYMRKGAAFLSIYASDPELLKNVEQSKIIKYQRARSRALKEYYDRIMNNYNQWCIVSVPTDAWAGKIFPELSKKESKEKLWELIFSIVRADKADPVKEWKNHLNSLKENMNYLNKKKFKKLIYKNSLGTNLEIGLPEGHIWTAGGETSKEGVYFVANMPTEEIFTLPKKDEVNGIVYSSKPFSYSGNLIEKFSLTFKGGKVVDFSAEKGKEILEELLKSDEGSSYLGEVALVPYDSPISNSNTIFYNTLFDENASCHLALGQAYPICLENGSEMNESQLREKGVNISMVHEDFMVGTSDLEIIGIDSSGNETLIMKNGNFAFTEK; encoded by the coding sequence ATGGAAAAAAAGATAGAAAATTATATAGAACTTACTATAAAAATAGGTATTAATCTTCAAAAAGAACAAATTTTAGTTATAAATTCTCCTGTGGAAGTTGCTGATTTTACAAGAAAAGTTGTAGAAACTGCATATAAAAATGGGGCAAAAGAAGTAATTGTTCATTGGAATGATGAATTATGTAATAAATATAAATATGACTATGGAGTAGAGGAGTTATTTGAAAGTTATCCTCAATGGCAGGTTGAATCTGTTATGGAATATATGAGAAAAGGAGCAGCTTTTTTAAGTATATATGCTTCTGATCCAGAGCTGCTGAAAAATGTAGAACAAAGTAAAATAATAAAATATCAAAGAGCCAGAAGCAGAGCATTGAAAGAATACTATGACAGGATAATGAATAATTACAATCAGTGGTGTATAGTATCTGTTCCAACTGATGCATGGGCTGGAAAAATATTTCCAGAATTATCTAAAAAAGAAAGTAAAGAAAAATTATGGGAGCTTATTTTTTCAATAGTAAGAGCTGACAAAGCTGATCCAGTAAAAGAGTGGAAAAATCATTTAAATTCATTAAAAGAGAATATGAATTATTTAAATAAGAAGAAGTTTAAGAAATTAATATATAAAAATTCCTTAGGAACAAATTTAGAAATAGGACTTCCAGAGGGACATATATGGACAGCTGGGGGAGAAACTTCTAAAGAAGGAGTATATTTTGTGGCTAATATGCCAACTGAAGAAATATTCACTCTTCCTAAAAAAGATGAAGTTAATGGAATAGTTTACAGTAGTAAACCTTTTAGTTATAGTGGAAATTTAATAGAAAAATTTTCACTTACATTCAAAGGAGGAAAAGTTGTGGATTTTTCTGCTGAAAAAGGAAAAGAAATACTTGAAGAACTTTTAAAAAGTGATGAAGGTTCATCTTATCTTGGAGAAGTAGCACTTGTTCCATATGATTCACCTATTTCAAATTCAAATACTATATTTTATAATACTCTTTTTGATGAAAATGCCTCATGTCATCTTGCATTAGGGCAGGCTTATCCCATATGTTTAGAAAATGGAAGTGAAATGAACGAAAGTCAGCTCAGAGAAAAAGGGGTAAATATTTCAATGGTACACGAAGATTTTATGGTAGGAACTTCTGACTTGGAAATAATAGGAATAGATTCTTCAGGAAATGAAACTTTAATAATGAAAAATGGAAATTTTGCCTTTACTGAGAAGTAA
- a CDS encoding alpha/beta hydrolase, with amino-acid sequence MSYRIVLIHGFHRDYRDMEPLEQNLTSIGYKVENLNFPLTFPDIKFSVDMLKGFLLDLKYGGLSEKEEIVLIGYGLGGLLIEETLKDRESEDIVDKIVLIAAPLRDSVVHRRLKRIFPILDTIFKPLKLFKRKKRYEIDRKIEIGLIIGTETEGIFSKWLGEYNDGLVNSKECMLDYAKDTLFLPLVHDEIHKKIGTAKYINNFISKGQFRVD; translated from the coding sequence ATGAGCTATAGAATTGTATTGATTCATGGATTTCATAGAGATTATAGAGATATGGAGCCCTTGGAGCAAAATTTAACTTCAATAGGATATAAAGTAGAAAATTTGAATTTTCCTCTTACTTTTCCAGACATTAAATTTTCAGTAGATATGCTTAAAGGTTTCCTTTTAGATTTAAAATATGGTGGACTTAGTGAGAAGGAAGAAATTGTTTTAATTGGATATGGACTTGGAGGACTGCTTATTGAAGAAACTTTAAAAGATAGGGAATCAGAGGATATTGTAGATAAAATTGTATTGATAGCTGCTCCTTTAAGAGATTCTGTTGTTCATAGAAGGTTAAAAAGAATATTTCCAATATTAGATACTATATTTAAACCATTAAAACTCTTCAAAAGAAAAAAGCGATATGAAATAGATAGAAAGATAGAAATTGGTTTAATTATAGGAACAGAGACAGAGGGAATATTTAGTAAATGGCTGGGAGAATATAATGATGGACTGGTAAATTCCAAAGAGTGTATGTTGGATTATGCAAAAGATACTCTTTTCCTTCCTCTTGTTCATGATGAAATACATAAAAAAATAGGAACAGCAAAATATATAAATAATTTTATATCAAAGGGGCAGTTTAGAGTAGACTAA
- a CDS encoding M16 family metallopeptidase: MQKFKKYIFTALLFILSITIFSKPLENSSKLITGKLPNGITYYIYKNKKPEKKAELNLVVKAGSLYEKEQEQGLAHFLEHMAFNGTTKYEKNDMIKYLQSLGLSFGGDLNAYTSFDRTVYKLQIPSSTSEDIEKGVEVLKEWATEITLAPEQVESEKKVIIEEWRLRQGLSQRLGDIHKKAVFGGSRYFDRFPIGLPETINGATSQILKSFYERWYLPENISVIAVGDFDPIQVENIIKKYFDYTSDKKVTVPEDYKLAKLENKYIVFTDPEITYNTFYMTKILNRTIVNTEEGIKVSIIDQLLFNILNTRLSNLSKLDNSPLIESLVYKYSINNHSDIFSAVAAVRDGRIEEGAALLNAALKTSVAKGINKTEFELEKKNIYNSYKTLVANKESIQHGTYVEALVEYVMSGDSFLDIDKEFELFSKELDDVKLSDLNKRMKEIYSADTLYFLTAPSNGKDIPNEKQLEKIMTESRESKDNLLDFSSSNVELPPIQVINGKIIESSDGNFTLSNGIKVLSKSTDFDKDKIYIKLFKKEGSSVDAYTEYLNSLFSSDLVISSGAANISPNDLENFMKGKNFSLSPYINDYEQGFSITTDKENLIPALEYMSYTIKEPKIDDIIFKTMMENTKEAILNRNNSPRAVYSDEISKIYSGNNQRRLPLSLEDLEKINKKDALNIFKNKFDDFNGYQLLIVGSFDENELPELLKKYFASLPNSEKLISPKPLDLNIPKGIVKKEVIKGVDKKSTVTLIFPYNGTHGEKERILYNGFSRVLNIALIEDIREKIGGVYSISSKVSLSPNNFGEDRMIISFSCDTKRVEELKSAVLKTVFEMLNKDINQKQIDSIIKNYELSYKNELKENIFWLNYFYQKSTVDPEYKVPTPEEYAKIMQKKDLMELAKKAINLNNYIDVTLIPEKESL, translated from the coding sequence ATGCAAAAATTTAAGAAATATATCTTTACTGCTCTACTTTTTATACTTTCTATAACTATTTTTTCAAAACCTTTGGAAAATAGTTCAAAACTGATCACTGGAAAACTTCCAAATGGAATAACTTATTATATATACAAAAATAAAAAACCAGAAAAAAAAGCTGAACTTAATCTTGTTGTAAAAGCTGGTTCTTTGTATGAAAAAGAGCAAGAGCAAGGTCTTGCCCATTTTCTTGAGCATATGGCTTTTAATGGCACTACAAAATATGAAAAAAATGATATGATTAAATATCTTCAATCTCTTGGTCTAAGTTTTGGTGGTGATCTCAATGCTTATACTTCTTTTGATAGAACTGTATACAAATTGCAAATACCTTCTTCTACTTCTGAGGATATAGAAAAAGGAGTTGAGGTTCTTAAAGAATGGGCTACTGAAATAACTTTAGCCCCTGAACAAGTAGAAAGTGAAAAAAAAGTAATAATAGAGGAATGGAGACTAAGACAAGGTCTTTCTCAAAGACTTGGAGATATCCATAAGAAAGCTGTATTTGGTGGTTCCAGATACTTTGACAGATTTCCAATAGGACTTCCTGAAACTATTAATGGAGCTACTTCTCAAATCTTAAAAAGTTTTTATGAAAGATGGTATCTTCCTGAAAATATTTCTGTAATAGCTGTTGGAGATTTTGATCCCATTCAGGTAGAAAACATAATTAAAAAATATTTTGATTACACAAGTGACAAAAAAGTTACAGTTCCTGAAGATTATAAACTTGCTAAACTTGAAAATAAATATATCGTCTTTACTGACCCTGAAATTACATATAATACTTTTTATATGACAAAAATTTTAAACAGGACTATAGTTAATACTGAAGAAGGTATTAAAGTAAGTATTATAGATCAGCTCCTTTTCAATATTCTCAATACAAGATTGTCTAATCTAAGTAAATTGGACAATTCTCCTCTTATAGAAAGTCTTGTTTATAAATATTCCATCAATAACCACAGTGACATTTTCAGTGCTGTTGCTGCTGTAAGAGATGGAAGAATAGAGGAAGGAGCAGCTCTTCTTAATGCAGCCTTAAAAACTTCTGTGGCAAAGGGAATAAATAAAACTGAATTTGAATTAGAAAAGAAAAATATCTATAATAGTTATAAAACTTTAGTTGCAAATAAAGAGAGCATACAGCATGGAACATATGTAGAAGCTCTTGTTGAATATGTCATGTCTGGAGATAGTTTCCTAGATATAGATAAGGAATTTGAATTATTTTCAAAAGAATTAGATGATGTAAAATTATCTGATCTTAATAAAAGAATGAAAGAGATATACAGTGCAGATACTCTTTATTTTCTCACTGCTCCTTCTAATGGAAAGGATATTCCAAATGAAAAACAACTTGAAAAAATAATGACTGAAAGCAGAGAGTCAAAAGATAATCTATTAGATTTTTCATCATCAAATGTAGAACTTCCTCCTATTCAAGTTATAAATGGAAAAATAATTGAATCTTCTGATGGAAATTTTACCCTCTCTAATGGAATAAAAGTATTATCTAAATCTACAGATTTTGATAAAGATAAAATCTATATAAAATTATTTAAGAAAGAAGGAAGTTCTGTTGATGCATATACTGAATATCTAAATTCTCTTTTTAGCAGTGATCTTGTAATCAGTTCTGGTGCAGCTAACATTTCCCCAAATGATTTAGAAAACTTTATGAAAGGAAAAAACTTCAGCCTTTCTCCATATATTAATGACTATGAACAGGGATTCTCTATTACAACAGATAAAGAAAATCTTATACCTGCCTTAGAATATATGAGTTATACTATAAAAGAACCTAAAATTGATGATATAATATTTAAAACAATGATGGAAAATACAAAAGAAGCTATACTTAACAGAAATAACTCTCCAAGAGCAGTATATAGCGATGAAATTTCTAAAATATATAGTGGAAATAACCAAAGGAGACTTCCTTTATCTCTTGAAGATTTAGAAAAAATTAATAAAAAGGATGCTTTAAATATATTTAAAAATAAATTTGATGATTTTAATGGATACCAACTATTAATAGTTGGTTCATTTGATGAAAATGAACTTCCAGAATTACTGAAAAAATATTTTGCTTCACTTCCCAATAGTGAAAAATTGATTTCTCCTAAACCACTTGATTTAAATATACCTAAAGGTATAGTAAAAAAAGAAGTGATAAAAGGTGTTGATAAAAAATCTACTGTAACTTTAATATTTCCATATAATGGTACTCATGGAGAAAAAGAAAGGATTTTATACAATGGGTTCTCAAGAGTTTTAAATATAGCTCTTATTGAAGATATAAGAGAAAAAATAGGAGGAGTTTACTCTATTTCATCAAAGGTTTCTCTTTCTCCAAATAATTTTGGTGAAGATAGAATGATAATAAGTTTCAGCTGCGATACTAAAAGAGTTGAGGAATTGAAAAGTGCTGTGTTAAAAACTGTTTTTGAAATGCTTAATAAAGATATTAATCAAAAACAGATAGATAGTATTATAAAAAATTATGAACTTTCATACAAAAATGAATTGAAAGAAAATATTTTCTGGTTAAATTATTTTTATCAAAAATCTACTGTTGACCCAGAATATAAAGTTCCTACACCAGAGGAATATGCCAAAATAATGCAGAAAAAAGATCTGATGGAATTGGCAAAAAAAGCAATAAATTTAAATAATTACATTGATGTAACTTTGATTCCTGAAAAGGAATCTTTATAA
- a CDS encoding DUF1904 domain-containing protein, with amino-acid sequence MPHLKVRGMDKKALIENSKEIIDGLTEIIKCDRTWFTIEHTDTEYIYDGKIIDGYTFVELYWFERTQEVKATVGEFLTKAIKKINGDKDCCIIFFPLLGENYCDNGKFF; translated from the coding sequence ATGCCGCATTTAAAAGTTAGAGGGATGGACAAAAAAGCTTTAATTGAGAACAGTAAGGAGATAATTGATGGTCTTACTGAAATAATCAAGTGTGACAGAACTTGGTTTACTATTGAACATACAGATACTGAATATATCTATGATGGAAAAATTATAGATGGTTATACATTTGTTGAGTTATATTGGTTTGAAAGAACTCAAGAAGTAAAAGCTACAGTTGGAGAATTTTTAACAAAAGCTATAAAAAAAATAAATGGTGATAAAGATTGCTGTATTATCTTCTTCCCACTTCTGGGGGAAAATTACTGTGACAATGGGAAATTTTTCTAA
- a CDS encoding YaaA family protein: MKIIFSPSKEMRDNEILSLSSSSVYFKEKNQKILKKLQNFSKEEIAEIMKIKGKLLEKTFENIKKFDSLEAISAFSLYNGVSFKNLELENYNKESIEYANNNLLILSAFYGVLHPSNSVRKYRLDMTMKLASSSLYSFWNNEITDYIINLLHDDSDKILINLASEEYSKMIERKKFPYRIIDIDFKENKNGKFQSVSSFAKQGRRSMLNYLIKNKITDIEKIKKFSESRYLFNDELSDKDKFIFTR, translated from the coding sequence ATGAAGATTATATTTTCACCAAGTAAAGAAATGAGAGATAATGAAATATTATCTCTTTCCTCTTCTTCTGTATACTTTAAAGAAAAAAATCAGAAAATTCTGAAAAAGCTCCAAAATTTTTCAAAAGAAGAAATTGCAGAAATTATGAAAATTAAGGGTAAACTTTTAGAGAAAACCTTTGAAAATATAAAAAAATTTGATTCTCTTGAAGCTATCTCTGCATTTTCATTATATAATGGAGTTTCTTTTAAAAATTTAGAATTGGAAAACTATAATAAAGAAAGTATTGAGTATGCCAATAATAATTTACTTATTCTTTCTGCTTTTTATGGAGTTTTACATCCATCTAACTCAGTTAGAAAATACAGACTGGATATGACTATGAAACTCGCTTCATCATCTCTATATTCTTTTTGGAACAATGAAATTACAGATTATATCATCAATCTTTTGCATGATGATTCTGATAAAATTCTTATAAATCTTGCCTCAGAAGAATATTCTAAAATGATAGAAAGAAAAAAATTTCCTTATAGAATAATTGACATTGATTTTAAAGAAAATAAAAATGGAAAATTCCAATCTGTGAGTAGTTTTGCAAAACAAGGAAGAAGAAGCATGCTTAATTATCTCATCAAAAATAAAATAACTGATATTGAAAAAATTAAAAAATTTTCTGAATCAAGATATCTATTTAATGATGAATTATCTGATAAAGATAAATTTATTTTTACAAGGTAA